A genomic window from Blastococcus saxobsidens DD2 includes:
- a CDS encoding sugar transferase, which yields MTVTARPYRGGESARRAVDLALATVAGVVLGPVAVAAAVLVRWRMGPPVLFRQQRSGLHGAEFSILKLRTMRAEDYPGEPDPDRLTTVGNVLRTTSLDELPQLWNVLRGDMALIGPRPTLPEQVERYSDRQRGRLAVRPGLTGWAQVLARNSISWPERIELDLWYVEHRSWSLDARILLLTAWRLLRPSGVTAVGGINPGFPLPEDLIGLPTCQYSREA from the coding sequence GTGACCGTCACCGCTCGGCCGTACCGGGGCGGGGAAAGCGCTCGGCGCGCCGTGGACCTCGCGCTCGCGACGGTCGCAGGGGTCGTGCTCGGCCCGGTGGCGGTAGCGGCGGCCGTCCTCGTCCGCTGGCGGATGGGGCCGCCGGTGCTGTTCCGACAGCAGCGCAGCGGGCTGCACGGGGCCGAGTTCTCGATCCTCAAGCTCCGCACCATGCGGGCGGAGGACTACCCGGGTGAGCCGGACCCCGATCGCCTGACCACAGTGGGTAACGTACTGCGGACGACGAGCCTCGACGAATTGCCCCAGCTGTGGAACGTGCTCCGCGGCGACATGGCGCTCATCGGGCCGCGACCCACGCTCCCCGAGCAGGTCGAGCGCTACAGCGATCGTCAGCGGGGTCGGCTCGCCGTCCGTCCTGGTCTCACGGGCTGGGCGCAGGTCCTGGCCCGCAATAGCATCAGCTGGCCAGAGCGCATCGAGCTCGACCTCTGGTATGTCGAGCACCGCAGCTGGTCACTGGATGCGCGCATCCTGCTGCTCACGGCGTGGCGCTTGCTGCGTCCGAGCGGCGTGACCGCGGTCGGCGGGATCAATCCGGGATTTCCGCTGCCGGAGGACCTGATCGGTCTGCCGACGTGTCAGTACTCACGCGAGGCCTAA